In the Silene latifolia isolate original U9 population chromosome 1, ASM4854445v1, whole genome shotgun sequence genome, AGTTCCGCTGCTCCCAGACATGATAAATACAGGCAGAGAGACCAAGAGCATATACCCTTTGTAACAGTTTGCCACCAGCATTGCCAAAGCCTCCAGCCATGGTACTAGACATCGAAATGCGAGCTCCACACCAATCTTGAATGAGAGATACCACAGTTGAACTGTATTCACATTCAAAGAAGAGGTGTGAAATAGTTTCCTTTGCATTCTCACAAATACAGCATGTATCTGTGCTGCAGCAACCAAACCTGTGTAATTTTTCCCTGGTATTCATCCCATTGTGCATGGTGATCCAAGAAATGAAAGAATGTTTAGGGACATTCCAGTTACTCCAGATTGTGTCATACCACCAGGGTTTGTTTTGTTGCACTCTCAACCAATTATAACCATTTCTAACAGTATATCCCTTCACATCAGGTTGCCAATGTCCATCAGTACAGGCACTCTTCATCAGTTCCTTAATCTTGCAGATGCTCTTCCATGTCCAAGCAGCATCTGCAGGGGGACTGTAAGAATGCCATTCACTTTGCTTTATGTATATCTGATTGATCCAACGTATCCACAACCTGTCAGCCTTACTGTAAATCCAGTCCACCAGCTTAGCAACAACAGCAATGTTCCACAGTTCAGCTTTCTTGATGCCAAGTCCACCTTCATTTTTTGGCAAGGTGACTGTGTCCCATCCCACCAGAGGTACCTTATGATACTCAGTATTCCCATCCCAAAGGTAATTTCTGCATATTGCTTCTATTCTTTTGATGATACTTTTAGGAAGAATAAAAATATTAGCCCAGTAGGAATATAGAGTATTGAGGACAGAGTTGATCAACGTGAGCCTTCCAGCGTATGATAGTTTTTTAGCACCCAAACTTCTTATTCTATTAACCATCTTCTCTGCAATAATGTTACACTCCTTCTTAGTGAGCTTGGTAGGTTGAATTGGTACACCCAGATACCTGAAAGGCATCTGTCCCTCTATAAAACCAGTCACTTGCTTAATATCATCCTTTAATTCAGCTGTCATCCCATTAAAATAAACCTCAGATTTTGAACAGTTCATGGATAAACCTGAAGTCTTTGAAAAAGTTGAGAATGCTCTGAGTAACAGCATCACAGAATGGGCATTTCCTTtgcaaaagagaaggagatcatctgcaaacatcaggtGAGTGAGTTTCAGTTCTTTGCAAAGAGGGTGATATTGAAATGGCCATTTAGTGGTAGCATATTTGATTGTCCTTGTGAGATAATCCATACAAAGAGTGAAGATCAGGGGAGATATGGGGTCCCCTTGCCTCAATCCTCTTTGACCCTTGAAGTAACCAAAATTGCTGCCATTAAGGGATAAAGTGAAAGAGGTGGTTCTGATGCATGTCATAACTTGCTGGCAAAAGATAGGAGGAAATTTCAGACCCTTGAGCAAATCTTCCACAAAATCCCATTCTACCGTGTCATATGCTTTTTGAAGAGACATCTAGGAGACACAGCAGACCTATTATATAACTTCACAATGTCTTGGCAAATCAGGATGTTTTCAATAATAGACCTTCCCTTAATGAATGCACCCTGATTCTCATGTACCAGGTCAGGCAATATTATAGACAATCTGTTACAAAGCAGTTTTGAGATGACCTTGTAGAGCATATTGCAGCAGGCAATAGGTCTAAAATGTTTAACTGAAGAAGGTCTTTCACATTTGGGTATGAGGGTGATGTTTGTAGCATTGATCCGCTCGAAAAGTTACCATTGTGAAAAAATCTTTAATGGCTTCACAAACATCATGGCCTACAGTATCCCAGGCATCCTTAAAGAAACCACTGGTATACCCATCAGGGCCAGGGGATTTATCAATAGGAGTATTAAAGAAGATACCTTTGATTTCTTCATTGGTGACAGGCATCATCAGAAGATTACCTTGTTCCTGTGTACAGCAAGGACCTTGGCTCAGAATACACGTCCTGATGCTCTCAGTAGGAGTACTGCTACCCAATAGTTTCTTATAGTAGCCAAGGAAAGCTTCCTGGATACTATGGCTTTCAGTACACAGGTTCCCATGTTGGTCCTCAATTTGTATAACCTTATTTCTCAGTTGCCTTCTCTTGATTGTTCCTTGAAAGAAAGCAGTGTTTTGTTCACCATCCTCCAACCACTTGACTTTAGCTTTTTGTTGTAGGAAACTATTCCTTGGCTTGGACAATTCTTTTAGATCAGCAATAGCATTCAACTCTTGTTCAATGAGCACCTGATTAGTCATGTCCTGGACAATCTCTTTTTGAATACATTCTAATCTCTTCTCTGCCAATAAAACTTTATTCTCAATATCAGAATAGCATTTCATATTAAGACTTTTGAGGACAGGTTTCAGACTTTTTAATCTCTTCACCACACTAAACATCTTGCACCCTTCATATTGTTGCCCCCAAATTTCTCCCACATTATCCATGAATCCAGGTGCTTgcccccacatattgaagtatttaaaGCTGGCATTCTTAGTATCACCACTCTTGTTACTCACTATGCAAGGGCAATGATCAAAGAGGCCTTCAGGATAAAAAAGAGCTACCATGTTAGGATAAATATCTAGCCAGGCTTGATTA is a window encoding:
- the LOC141658532 gene encoding uncharacterized protein LOC141658532, which codes for MGKGPSENDVVRTKSMHEINGIPGLSFEDEDSIAENSKWITKRGKKTKIQIEEEDEVCLDNLIQFSSDDTKDEISYWNNAVVCFVLGANPPSDVLQGYIHRIWGKYGIDKVSFLPNGVFLVRFKENKSKETILSAGYHMFDNKPLIVRPWKEDIELTNEDVKVVPAWIRLHELPLRFWGKCLPTIAGLAGKYVKSDQATSDKTRLGFARVMIELNVGQKCPKQVKFLDETGAVVSIKIEYEWRPDICLKCKGIGHTGDQCRKTAPTVKKKTATKQVWQPIAPAAATATESAAVATKKPAKATETESAVVTVTEPAQATELVVVESPDHTPIKQVSVQQEEPNSGKTASKSYLQALDGSVTPKSGIGTGCDRIDLWKKLEIINLNCSGPWALAGDFNTVLSPDERLGGNTKQEDMDDFINSMGNCGMTDIASTGALFTWNNKQDYSTRIYSRLDRFLVNQAWLDIYPNMVALFYPEGLFDHCPCIVSNKSGDTKNASFKYFNMWGQAPGFMDNVGEIWGQQYEGCKMFSVVKRLKSLKPVLKSLNMKCYSDIENKVLLAEKRLECIQKEIVQDMTNQVLIEQELNAIADLKELSKPRNSFLQQKAKVKWLEDGEQNTAFFQGTIKRRQLRNKVIQIEDQHGNLCTESHSIQEAFLGYYKKLLGSSTPTESIRTCILSQGPCCTQEQGNLLMMPVTNEEIKGIFFNTPIDKSPGPDGYTSGFFKDAWDTVGHDVCEAIKDFFTMVISKLLCNRLSIILPDLMSLQKAYDTVEWDFVEDLLKGLKFPPIFCQQVMTCIRTTSFTLSLNGSNFGYFKGQRGLRQGDPISPLIFTLCMDYLTRTIKYATTKWPFQYHPLCKELKLTHLMFADDLLLFCKGNAHSVMLLLRAFSTFSKTSGLSMNCSKSEVYFNGMTAELKDDIKQVTGFIEGQMPFRYLGVPIQPTKLTKKECNIIAEKMVNRIRSLGAKKLSYAGRLTLINSVLNTLYSYWANIFILPKSIIKRIEAICRNYLWDGNTEYHKVPLVGWDTVTLPKNEGGLGIKKAELWNIAVVAKLVDWIYSKADRLWIRWINQIYIKQSEWHSYSPPADAAWTWKSICKIKELMKSACTDGHWQPDVKGYTVRNGYNWLRVQQNKPWWYDTIWSNWNVPKHSFISWITMHNGMNTREKLHRFGCCSTDTCCICENAKETISHLFFECEYSSTVVSLIQDWCGARISMSSTMAGGFGNAGGKLLQRVYALGLSACIYHVWEQRNSARINGCILAPSVVVQRIKEVIRQRIKFKCSAKLNRRDEVWLEKLGISL